The sequence below is a genomic window from Tenacibaculum tangerinum.
TTTTTTTCAACAGAGCCCTTATAATTTAAAAAAAGACTGTAAGAAATAATTAGAGCTGTTAATAAAATACCTATGGTAAATGTAGAGATAACTTTGTAAGTGGTATCAGAGAAGAGGTATTTTTTATAATCCATGCTTATATTCTTAGCAAAAAGTTTTCTTTTTTAAGATTAGAGGTATGGTACTGCCAATTTATTTGCAGTACTTTTTTAATTGCTTTCTTTAAATCGTTAAAAGAATTGGGTTTGTTAATATATATATTGGCCCCATTTACAAATGTTTTTTCAATATCACTTTCAGATGAAGAGGTAGAGTAAATGGCAACAATAGTATGCTGTAGTTTAGGGTTGTTTCTAATATCTTGCAAGCACTCCATACCATTTTTAATAGGCATATTAAGATCTAAGAAAATAAGATGCGGCAACGCAGTGTCGTTACTCTGTAAATAATTCATAAGCTCTTGACCATGATTAAAGGTGGTAAGTTTGGTAGCGATATCGATATCTTCAATAGCTTCTTCAAAAAAAAGACGGTCATCGATATCGTCATCGGTTAAAATTATATTGAGGGGCGATTGATTCATGGTTCGTTAGATGTTAGTTTGGTTTCGTTTTTCGATAATGCGTTTGAATGTAGAAGTAGTGAGCCCCGTAGTTTTTTTAAATTGACTAGATAGGTGTGCTACACTACTGTAGTTAAGTTTATATGCAATTTCGGTTAACGTTAGGTCACTTTCAACTAAAAAATCTTTAACTAAATCTACTTTACGCAAAATTATATAATTTTCAATAGAAGTATAGGTTGCTTCAGAAAATAAATTCGATAAATAAGCATACGAATAATTTAACTTATCAGACAGGTAATGA
It includes:
- a CDS encoding response regulator; translation: MNQSPLNIILTDDDIDDRLFFEEAIEDIDIATKLTTFNHGQELMNYLQSNDTALPHLIFLDLNMPIKNGMECLQDIRNNPKLQHTIVAIYSTSSSESDIEKTFVNGANIYINKPNSFNDLKKAIKKVLQINWQYHTSNLKKENFLLRI
- a CDS encoding helix-turn-helix domain-containing protein; translated protein: MRIYLKFDANAVLKNLLVQQLNTLNLEYTLHNTQEIIFNKELSLAEKTHVQELLEPFNIYITNDLKLNIIQRIKICIDNMLKDEDAVKITASHYLSDKLNYSYAYLSNLFSEATYTSIENYIILRKVDLVKDFLVESDLTLTEIAYKLNYSSVAHLSSQFKKTTGLTTSTFKRIIEKRNQTNI